Proteins encoded together in one Polaribacter reichenbachii window:
- a CDS encoding GbsR/MarR family transcriptional regulator — protein sequence MKEDICKEKMRLVEKLGVHLENREQLAPVAARIMSYIILTGKKGTTFDELVTILCASKSTISTHLSHLQNLNKVEYYTKTGDRKKYFVINKDSVVKHIDELINEWEIVRELHLEIKAYKHSINTNKTDEKFDLNFHNDYIKFLDGATTSIKELRVKLTSNKFEI from the coding sequence ATGAAAGAAGATATTTGTAAAGAAAAAATGCGCTTGGTAGAAAAGCTAGGTGTGCATTTAGAGAACAGAGAGCAGTTGGCTCCAGTTGCTGCTCGTATCATGTCTTACATTATTCTTACAGGTAAAAAAGGAACTACATTCGATGAGTTGGTAACTATTTTATGTGCCAGTAAAAGTACCATTTCAACGCATCTAAGTCATCTACAGAATTTAAATAAGGTAGAATATTATACCAAAACAGGCGATCGTAAAAAGTACTTCGTCATTAATAAAGATTCAGTAGTTAAACATATAGATGAACTGATTAACGAATGGGAAATTGTAAGAGAATTACACCTAGAAATTAAAGCATACAAGCATAGTATTAACACCAATAAAACAGATGAAAAGTTTGATTTAAACTTTCATAACGATTATATAAAGTTTCTAGATGGTGCAACAACATCCATCAAAGAACTTAGAGTAAAATTAACAAGCAACAAATTTGAAATTTAA
- a CDS encoding SDR family NAD(P)-dependent oxidoreductase, with translation MKHILITGSTDGIGKLTALKLAKEGNTVYLNGRSEAKVNKVVAEIKEASNNPNIKGFISDFSDLNAVKQLAIQIKNEVPSLDILINNAGIFKTAAVKTKDGLDIRMAVNYLAPYILTENIVPVLEKGTATRIVNLSSAAQSSVKKGILTGDVAINASDAYAQSKLALTMWSFHFAKQHPNITTIAVNPGSLLNTKMAKEAYGQHWSPAEKGVNILYDLATSDVYKDATGKYFDNDKGETIGRFSPAHPDAYDETKIDTLLEITSEIVNK, from the coding sequence ATGAAACATATACTAATTACAGGAAGTACAGACGGAATAGGTAAATTAACCGCTTTAAAATTAGCAAAAGAAGGAAATACAGTTTATTTAAATGGTAGAAGTGAAGCTAAAGTAAATAAGGTAGTTGCCGAAATTAAAGAGGCTTCTAATAACCCGAATATAAAAGGTTTTATCTCTGATTTTTCTGATTTAAACGCAGTTAAACAATTGGCGATACAAATTAAAAACGAAGTGCCAAGTTTAGATATTCTAATCAACAATGCAGGAATCTTTAAAACAGCAGCTGTAAAAACAAAAGACGGATTAGATATCAGAATGGCAGTAAATTATTTAGCGCCTTATATTTTAACCGAAAACATAGTACCCGTTTTAGAAAAAGGAACTGCAACACGAATTGTCAATTTAAGCTCTGCAGCTCAATCTTCAGTAAAAAAAGGTATTTTAACAGGTGATGTGGCTATTAACGCAAGCGATGCATATGCACAAAGTAAATTGGCGTTAACCATGTGGAGCTTCCATTTTGCAAAACAACATCCAAATATAACAACCATAGCAGTAAATCCTGGTTCTTTATTAAATACCAAAATGGCAAAAGAAGCCTATGGGCAACATTGGTCTCCTGCAGAAAAAGGGGTAAATATCTTATACGATTTAGCTACTTCTGATGTATATAAAGACGCCACAGGTAAATATTTCGATAATGATAAAGGCGAAACAATTGGCCGCTTTTCACCAGCTCATCCAGATGCTTATGATGAGACTAAAATTGATACTTTACTAGAGATTACTTCAGAAATCGTTAACAAATAG
- a CDS encoding NAD(P)H-dependent oxidoreductase — translation MKKILVLFAHPKYEKSKVNTALIEHIRGKQNVTIHDLYEQYHDFHIDVKAEKELLQQHDIIIWHHPFYWYSCPPLLKQWIDMVLEFNWAYGPEGKALEGKICLNAITTGASKAMYCSAGINSFTVRQFLRPFEQTANLCNMTYFPPFAVMGTHRLTDDILEQSKIKYGKAIDLLQSNVTLDDFDQVSFLNDVSQLNTI, via the coding sequence ATGAAAAAAATACTTGTATTATTTGCACATCCTAAGTACGAAAAATCGAAAGTAAACACGGCTTTAATAGAACATATTAGAGGTAAACAAAATGTTACCATACACGATTTGTACGAGCAATACCACGATTTTCATATCGATGTAAAAGCAGAAAAAGAACTGCTACAACAACATGATATCATCATTTGGCATCATCCTTTTTATTGGTACAGCTGTCCGCCTTTATTAAAACAATGGATAGATATGGTACTAGAGTTCAACTGGGCTTATGGTCCAGAAGGGAAAGCCTTAGAGGGTAAAATATGTTTAAACGCCATTACTACTGGGGCTTCTAAAGCCATGTATTGTTCTGCTGGTATTAACAGTTTTACAGTTAGGCAGTTTTTAAGGCCTTTTGAGCAAACTGCAAATTTGTGTAATATGACTTATTTTCCGCCTTTTGCAGTAATGGGTACGCATCGATTAACAGATGATATTTTAGAGCAATCTAAAATTAAATATGGTAAGGCCATCGATTTATTACAGAGCAATGTAACGTTAGATGATTTTGACCAAGTTTCTTTTTTAAATGATGTTTCACAACTTAATACCATATAA
- a CDS encoding efflux RND transporter permease subunit, with protein sequence MLKTFIERPVLSTVISIIIVLLGIISITSLPVEEYPDIAPPTIKVTANYTGANAETVLESVIIPIEEQINGVEGMTYITSTASNTGAAEITVYFNQEMDADIAAVNVQNRVARATPLLPAEVTQTGVTTQKQETSALMFISMYSESENYDATFIQNYLKINVIPAMQRISGVGDVSVFSQQDYAMRIWLNPEKLASYGLIPSDISAALAEQNLEAAAGSLGQNNGESFSYTLTYSGRFKDEAQYSDIVIKALGNGEFLRLKDVATIELDAQSYAANAMSKGNPAVFMGIFQTKGSNAQEIIENIKLTLEEVKADLPEGLNIFVPYDTSLFLNASIDKVITTLLEAFLLVFLVVFIFLQDFRSTLIPAIAVPVSIIGTFFFLNVFGYSINLLTLFALVLAIGIVVDDAIVVVEAVHAKMDDGEHNPKKATLTAMNEISGAIISITLVMAAVFIPVTFITGPTGVFYEQFGVTLIIAILISAVNALTLSPALCALLLKEHKNDEELKGKSPLKRFYTLFNRGFNATIHRYGKSLEFLYKRKFVSVLLLIIAGVGIYWASTTTPTGFVPNEDRGIIFANIELPPGASLDRTDAVSKTLYQKIQNIEGINAVNFIKGSSLISGAGSNFGFGIIKLEDWADRTDPSLSAQAITGKLFGIAATIPEANIIFFSPPSIRGFGNSSGFEINLLDKFGGEFTDLDKANKDFQMALMSHPEIKYATSSFNTNYPQYEMEVNVPLAKEKGVSVTSIFATLQGYIGGIYASDFSKFGKQFRVYIQALPEDRADASALNSMYVRTASGEMTPITQFVTLKRVYGPQSVTRFNLFNSTMISGATNDGFSTGDAIRVIEEEVAKLPSNYTVAYSGLTREEVNAGNQTTFIFILSILFVYFLLSAQYESYLLPFAVVLSLPFGVFGAYISTKFLGLENNIYFQIALIMLIGLLAKNAILIVEFALARRKAGESIVNAAIDGAKARLRPILMTSFAFILGLMPLALAKGVGSEGNNSIGTGAAGGMLIGTILGVFVIPILFILFQWLQEKVSGKPTVQTIEA encoded by the coding sequence ATGTTAAAAACATTTATTGAAAGACCCGTTCTTTCGACAGTAATATCTATTATCATAGTTTTACTAGGGATAATAAGTATAACTAGCTTACCAGTAGAGGAATACCCAGATATTGCACCTCCAACCATTAAGGTAACCGCCAATTATACAGGAGCCAACGCAGAAACCGTTTTAGAGAGTGTAATTATACCTATAGAAGAGCAAATTAATGGTGTAGAGGGTATGACCTACATTACTTCTACAGCATCAAACACAGGTGCTGCAGAAATTACGGTTTACTTTAACCAAGAAATGGATGCAGATATTGCAGCTGTTAATGTACAAAATCGTGTAGCTAGAGCAACGCCTTTATTACCTGCAGAGGTAACTCAAACTGGGGTAACTACACAAAAACAAGAAACCAGTGCATTAATGTTTATTTCAATGTATTCTGAAAGCGAAAATTACGACGCTACTTTTATTCAGAATTACTTAAAAATTAACGTGATTCCTGCAATGCAACGTATTAGTGGTGTAGGAGACGTAAGTGTATTCTCGCAACAAGATTATGCAATGCGTATTTGGTTAAATCCAGAAAAATTAGCTTCTTATGGTTTAATTCCTTCAGATATTTCTGCGGCTTTAGCAGAACAAAACTTAGAGGCTGCTGCAGGTTCTTTAGGGCAAAATAATGGGGAATCTTTTTCATACACCTTAACCTACAGTGGTCGTTTTAAAGACGAAGCACAATACAGTGATATTGTAATTAAAGCTTTGGGTAATGGCGAATTCTTACGTTTAAAAGATGTGGCAACGATTGAGTTAGATGCACAGTCTTATGCAGCCAATGCAATGAGTAAAGGGAATCCTGCAGTTTTTATGGGTATTTTTCAAACCAAAGGTTCTAATGCACAAGAAATTATTGAAAACATAAAACTGACTTTAGAAGAGGTAAAGGCAGATTTACCAGAAGGGTTAAACATCTTTGTACCTTATGATACAAGTTTGTTCTTAAATGCTTCGATTGATAAGGTAATCACTACTTTATTAGAGGCGTTCTTATTGGTATTCTTAGTGGTTTTTATTTTCTTACAAGATTTTAGATCTACATTAATACCAGCAATTGCAGTACCTGTATCGATTATTGGTACGTTCTTTTTCTTAAATGTCTTCGGATATTCAATTAACTTATTAACGCTTTTTGCCTTAGTACTCGCAATCGGAATTGTGGTAGATGATGCCATTGTGGTAGTAGAAGCGGTTCACGCTAAAATGGATGATGGGGAACATAATCCTAAAAAAGCAACCTTAACTGCAATGAACGAAATTTCTGGTGCTATTATCTCAATTACATTAGTAATGGCGGCTGTATTTATTCCGGTTACCTTTATTACTGGGCCAACAGGGGTTTTTTATGAGCAATTCGGAGTTACCTTAATTATTGCCATTCTAATTTCTGCAGTAAATGCCTTAACCTTAAGTCCGGCTTTATGTGCTTTATTATTAAAAGAGCATAAAAATGATGAGGAATTAAAAGGTAAAAGTCCATTAAAACGTTTTTACACGTTATTTAATAGAGGATTCAATGCAACCATCCACAGATATGGAAAATCCTTAGAGTTTTTATACAAAAGAAAATTTGTTTCTGTGTTATTATTGATAATTGCAGGAGTAGGAATTTACTGGGCATCAACCACAACTCCAACAGGTTTTGTACCGAATGAAGATAGGGGAATAATCTTTGCAAATATAGAGTTGCCACCAGGGGCTTCTTTAGATAGAACAGATGCTGTATCTAAAACTTTATATCAAAAAATACAAAATATAGAAGGTATTAATGCAGTTAACTTTATTAAAGGGAGTAGTTTAATAAGTGGTGCTGGTAGTAACTTTGGTTTTGGTATTATTAAATTAGAAGATTGGGCAGACAGAACAGATCCTTCACTTTCTGCACAAGCCATTACTGGTAAATTATTTGGTATTGCAGCAACTATTCCAGAAGCAAATATCATTTTCTTTTCACCACCAAGTATTCGTGGTTTTGGTAATTCTTCAGGTTTTGAAATCAATTTGTTAGATAAATTCGGAGGGGAGTTTACAGATTTAGACAAAGCTAATAAAGATTTCCAAATGGCCTTAATGAGTCATCCAGAAATTAAATATGCTACATCTTCATTCAATACCAATTATCCGCAGTACGAAATGGAAGTAAATGTGCCTTTAGCCAAAGAAAAAGGGGTTTCTGTAACCAGTATCTTTGCGACTTTACAAGGGTATATTGGTGGAATTTACGCATCAGACTTTTCAAAATTTGGGAAACAGTTTAGAGTGTACATTCAGGCTTTACCAGAAGATAGAGCAGATGCAAGTGCTTTAAATAGCATGTATGTGCGTACAGCATCAGGAGAAATGACACCAATTACACAGTTTGTAACCTTAAAAAGAGTGTATGGGCCTCAGTCCGTAACTCGTTTTAACTTATTCAACTCAACAATGATTTCTGGGGCTACTAACGATGGTTTTAGTACAGGTGATGCCATTAGAGTAATTGAAGAAGAGGTGGCAAAATTACCAAGTAATTATACTGTAGCCTATTCTGGTTTAACACGTGAAGAGGTTAATGCAGGGAACCAAACAACCTTTATCTTTATTTTAAGTATTCTGTTTGTGTACTTCTTATTAAGTGCACAATACGAGAGTTACTTATTACCATTTGCAGTAGTTTTATCATTGCCATTTGGGGTATTTGGGGCGTACATTAGTACAAAGTTCTTAGGCTTAGAAAACAATATCTATTTCCAAATTGCCTTAATTATGCTAATTGGTTTATTGGCCAAAAATGCCATTTTAATTGTTGAGTTTGCCTTAGCAAGAAGAAAAGCAGGAGAGAGTATTGTTAACGCAGCTATAGACGGCGCTAAAGCACGTTTAAGACCAATTTTAATGACTTCTTTTGCCTTTATTTTAGGATTAATGCCATTAGCATTAGCAAAAGGTGTAGGTTCAGAAGGTAACAATTCTATTGGTACTGGTGCTGCAGGAGGTATGTTAATTGGTACCATTTTAGGGGTCTTTGTAATTCCTATCCTATTTATTTTATTCCAATGGTTACAAGAAAAAGTTTCTGGTAAACCTACAGTACAAACAATTGAAGCTTAA
- a CDS encoding 2OG-Fe(II) oxygenase, producing the protein MKTTTNTNALEEARALTQPTREASLKRDLSVSQFWNNNRKLLEEAWAEWEIQNKDNLLIPDETLLDPKLRKAINEAWTNPEKETAVADLWQEIIPGVYSAQFFDVERLAAFRNYLEEVVNAQIPKRAPYGIQLNRYGMMLDPRSEGYFAAPSFQAFYNDIMNRYMRPIARLLLGTYGYDNQTFGFSIQYNPDKDKDLHAHTDASAATLNININLPDEKFTGSEVDFHNRTTGKVVQTIFEPGKAIIHTGNVPHATHPITSGQRNNLVVWLYGDRMQIPRGGASSYGNSSNDTIKDVALKSVTARQRWSLPNGPKDTIAPF; encoded by the coding sequence ATGAAAACAACAACAAATACAAATGCACTAGAAGAAGCACGTGCATTGACACAGCCAACTCGTGAAGCTTCGTTAAAACGCGATCTTTCTGTTTCTCAATTTTGGAATAACAACAGAAAGTTGTTAGAAGAGGCTTGGGCAGAATGGGAAATTCAAAATAAAGATAATTTATTAATTCCTGATGAAACATTATTAGATCCAAAATTAAGAAAAGCAATAAATGAAGCTTGGACAAACCCAGAGAAAGAAACAGCAGTGGCAGATTTATGGCAAGAAATTATTCCTGGTGTGTATTCTGCTCAATTTTTCGATGTTGAACGTTTAGCAGCATTTCGTAATTATTTAGAAGAAGTAGTTAATGCTCAAATTCCTAAACGAGCACCTTATGGTATACAATTAAATCGTTATGGAATGATGTTAGATCCACGCTCTGAAGGATACTTTGCAGCACCGAGTTTTCAGGCTTTTTACAACGATATTATGAATCGTTATATGCGCCCTATTGCACGCTTGTTATTGGGTACTTATGGGTATGATAACCAAACGTTTGGTTTTTCTATTCAGTACAATCCAGATAAAGACAAAGATTTACATGCGCATACAGATGCATCAGCTGCCACTTTAAATATCAATATCAATTTGCCTGATGAAAAATTTACAGGGTCAGAAGTAGATTTTCATAACAGAACCACAGGTAAAGTTGTACAAACTATTTTTGAGCCAGGTAAAGCAATAATTCATACAGGAAATGTGCCACACGCTACTCACCCAATTACTAGCGGACAACGTAATAATTTAGTGGTTTGGTTGTATGGAGATCGCATGCAAATACCAAGAGGAGGAGCTAGTAGCTATGGAAATAGTAGTAATGACACCATCAAAGATGTTGCATTGAAAAGCGTTACCGCTCGCCAACGTTGGAGTTTACCTAATGGTCCTAAAGATACCATTGCTCCGTTTTAA
- a CDS encoding efflux transporter outer membrane subunit: protein MKLNLKNNHLTKGTVLVIMALVLQSCFSAKEYSRPALSETENLYRTENLPTDSTSLADVSWQDLFTDQYLQNYIAEGLQNNMDVRIAIQQMIVAEAYAKQGKAGYLPSASIGANATHQELSENSQFGALFSGGIDTYDVTANLSWEADIWGKIKSNVKATQASYLQNVAGHQAVKTQLIASIANTYYNLLALDAQLLVTKETIATRKSGVETIKALKEAGQVTQVAVDQNIAQYNSALALQVDIETAIFKTENTLSILLGKTPQNFERTSLDSQKITQEIVLGVPTTLLRNRPDVMAAEFGLIQSFQLTNVANSSFYPSLTLTASGGLESLDIDDLFDTNSLFATIVGGITQPIFNQRKLKTQKEVALANQETALLNFKKTLLTAGNEVSNALFAYEAEVKKFEFRKNEVQALRAAEANSEELLKNGYANYLDLLTARQSALSAELNVIDSKLQQLTAIVDLYEALGGGLK from the coding sequence ATGAAACTTAATTTAAAAAATAATCACCTTACAAAAGGAACCGTTTTAGTAATTATGGCACTAGTACTACAAAGTTGTTTTTCAGCAAAGGAGTACTCAAGACCAGCACTTAGCGAAACCGAGAATTTATACAGAACAGAAAATTTGCCAACAGATAGTACATCTTTGGCAGATGTTTCTTGGCAAGATTTATTTACAGACCAGTATTTGCAAAACTATATTGCAGAGGGCTTACAAAATAATATGGATGTGCGTATTGCCATTCAACAAATGATTGTAGCAGAGGCGTATGCAAAACAAGGTAAAGCAGGGTATTTGCCATCTGCAAGTATTGGCGCTAATGCAACACATCAAGAATTATCAGAAAACAGTCAGTTTGGAGCTCTTTTTAGTGGCGGAATAGATACTTATGATGTTACTGCAAATCTTTCTTGGGAAGCCGATATTTGGGGTAAAATAAAAAGTAATGTAAAAGCTACACAAGCTTCGTATTTACAAAATGTTGCTGGTCATCAGGCTGTAAAAACACAATTAATAGCTAGTATTGCCAATACTTATTATAATTTATTGGCTTTAGATGCCCAACTATTGGTAACTAAAGAAACCATTGCAACACGTAAAAGCGGAGTAGAAACCATTAAAGCCTTAAAAGAAGCTGGTCAAGTTACTCAGGTGGCTGTAGATCAAAATATTGCACAATACAACAGTGCTTTGGCTTTACAGGTAGATATTGAAACGGCTATTTTTAAAACAGAAAATACATTGAGTATTTTATTGGGTAAAACGCCTCAAAATTTTGAACGAACTTCTTTGGATAGTCAAAAAATAACACAAGAAATTGTATTGGGTGTACCTACTACCTTACTTAGAAACAGACCCGATGTTATGGCTGCAGAGTTTGGCTTAATTCAGTCTTTTCAATTAACAAACGTTGCCAATAGTAGTTTTTATCCGTCGTTAACGTTAACCGCTTCTGGTGGTTTGGAGAGTTTAGATATTGATGATTTATTCGATACAAACTCTCTTTTTGCAACCATAGTTGGCGGAATTACACAACCTATTTTTAATCAAAGAAAGTTAAAAACACAAAAAGAAGTGGCACTTGCAAATCAAGAAACAGCATTGTTAAACTTTAAGAAAACCTTATTAACTGCAGGTAACGAAGTTTCGAATGCTTTGTTTGCTTACGAAGCTGAGGTAAAGAAATTTGAGTTTAGAAAAAACGAAGTTCAAGCTCTAAGAGCAGCAGAAGCCAATTCAGAAGAATTACTTAAAAATGGGTATGCCAATTATTTAGATTTATTAACGGCAAGACAAAGCGCTTTAAGTGCTGAGTTAAATGTGATTGATAGCAAATTGCAACAGTTAACTGCTATTGTAGATCTATATGAAGCCCTTGGTGGTGGATTAAAATAA
- a CDS encoding monovalent cation:proton antiporter-2 (CPA2) family protein translates to MTGSLLFEAIMFLAGAILCVSIAKKLGLSSVIGYLLAGVLIGPYVFGFIGEEGDDILHFAEFGVVMMLFLIGLEIEPKNFWNMRKTILGMGGIQVGGTMLVAYILFTLLGFEFKVALVIAMAVALSSTAIAMQTIKEKGLMDTTFGTSAFSILLFQDIIVIFMLGFIPLLANPEHNTSADAHSNSVSLIQNLPMGFQTLAIILSVVIIIVAGRFLIVPMLRKVAKTGVRELLIAAAFLIVFGISFLMEFVGISPALGAFLGGVVLSNSEFKHELESTLEPFKNLLLGLFFMAVGASINFIVIAKSPFMIGGVLVAIIVIKALVLYITGVVFKLKLDQRLLLTFGLAQIGEFAFVLLSFAFGLNILEQEQMDMLLVITALSMSLTPIISIVNERVILPRMGTKESVQRPMDHIAKSQKIILVGFGHFGSTIGRFLRSHGVEATILDHDSNRVDFLRKMGFEVYYGDATRTDLLESAGIAEAKIVICATNKIGVSKAISKLVKEKYPHVELMIRTKNRYDAYELLNLGHTNIYRESLDTSLLLARDVLSKMGFRKYTLNRQIQNFKKYDEDSLRRLAQEPNRGESYIFKAREELKQQEEFLNEDFKRGVVDFDKHWDSEHIRKTLKKSKSYTL, encoded by the coding sequence ATGACAGGGAGTTTACTTTTCGAAGCCATTATGTTTTTAGCGGGTGCAATTCTTTGCGTTTCCATAGCCAAAAAACTAGGCCTAAGTTCGGTTATTGGTTATTTACTAGCAGGGGTTTTAATTGGCCCTTATGTTTTTGGTTTTATTGGCGAAGAGGGTGATGATATTTTACACTTTGCCGAATTTGGTGTGGTCATGATGCTGTTTTTAATTGGCTTAGAAATAGAACCGAAGAACTTCTGGAACATGCGTAAAACCATTCTAGGTATGGGAGGCATACAGGTTGGGGGTACCATGTTGGTTGCTTACATCTTATTTACACTTTTAGGGTTTGAGTTTAAAGTGGCATTAGTCATTGCTATGGCAGTTGCTTTATCCTCTACAGCCATTGCCATGCAAACCATTAAAGAAAAAGGCTTAATGGATACCACCTTTGGTACATCAGCATTTTCTATCTTATTGTTTCAAGATATCATTGTCATCTTTATGTTGGGTTTTATCCCATTATTGGCAAATCCAGAGCATAATACAAGCGCAGATGCCCATAGCAATTCTGTGAGTTTAATTCAGAATTTACCCATGGGGTTCCAAACTTTGGCCATTATTTTATCCGTAGTTATTATCATTGTGGCAGGTAGATTTTTAATTGTACCTATGCTGCGTAAAGTGGCAAAAACAGGGGTGCGAGAATTGCTTATTGCAGCTGCTTTTTTAATTGTTTTTGGTATTTCATTTTTAATGGAGTTTGTAGGTATTAGTCCGGCTTTAGGTGCCTTTTTAGGAGGTGTGGTTTTATCGAACAGTGAGTTTAAACACGAACTAGAAAGTACCTTAGAACCTTTTAAAAATTTATTATTAGGGCTCTTTTTTATGGCAGTTGGGGCTTCGATTAATTTTATAGTTATTGCCAAAAGTCCTTTTATGATTGGTGGTGTTTTAGTGGCTATTATTGTAATTAAAGCATTGGTATTGTACATTACAGGGGTGGTGTTTAAGTTAAAACTAGATCAACGATTATTACTAACCTTTGGCTTGGCACAAATAGGGGAGTTTGCCTTTGTATTGCTTTCTTTTGCCTTCGGATTAAATATTTTAGAACAAGAACAAATGGACATGTTGTTGGTAATTACAGCATTATCCATGTCGTTAACGCCAATTATATCTATCGTCAACGAGCGAGTAATTTTGCCTAGAATGGGTACCAAAGAATCTGTACAAAGGCCTATGGATCATATTGCAAAATCACAAAAGATCATTTTAGTAGGTTTTGGTCATTTTGGGAGTACTATTGGGCGTTTTTTAAGATCGCATGGAGTAGAAGCTACCATTCTAGATCACGATTCGAATCGTGTAGATTTTTTAAGAAAGATGGGTTTTGAAGTCTATTATGGAGATGCCACCAGAACCGATTTACTAGAATCTGCAGGAATTGCAGAGGCTAAAATAGTAATTTGTGCTACCAATAAAATAGGGGTTTCTAAAGCCATTAGTAAATTGGTAAAAGAAAAATATCCGCATGTAGAATTAATGATTCGTACTAAAAATAGATACGATGCCTATGAGTTGTTAAACTTAGGGCATACCAATATTTATAGAGAATCTTTAGATACTTCTTTACTATTGGCTAGAGATGTGTTAAGTAAAATGGGGTTTCGTAAATATACTTTAAACAGGCAGATTCAGAATTTTAAAAAGTACGACGAAGACAGTTTAAGACGTTTGGCACAAGAACCCAATAGAGGCGAAAGTTATATTTTTAAAGCTAGAGAAGAGCTAAAACAACAAGAGGAGTTTTTAAATGAAGACTTTAAACGGGGTGTGGTCGATTTTGATAAACATTGGGATAGCGAACACATCAGAAAAACCTTAAAAAAATCCAAATCTTATACGTTGTAA
- a CDS encoding efflux RND transporter periplasmic adaptor subunit, with protein sequence MKHNSIYTILSLSVFLMIVSCAKTEQKQAMAAAPVLPFPVTQLEAQTVTGYTDYPATIEGIVNSDVRAKTSGYIEKVYVDEGQKVRKGQLLFKLETQSLSQEADAAKASVNVAQVEVNKLIPLVEKNIISAVQLETAKANLAQAKANYSSVTASIGYATIKSPIDGYVGAINFREGTLISSNDVTPLTTVSNISQVYAFFSFNEAQYINHLQRSEGQNKAERIKNSPDLSLILANGKVYSEKGRIQTSTGQINQNTGTIKIRAAFDNPNEILTNGNSGTVRIPIEYTNAIVVPQSATFEQQGNIMIFKLVEGNKVETAILQVKGTVDNLYVVESGITTNDKIIVSGVGKLRNGMVIAPQETSFKEATTQVATLFRN encoded by the coding sequence ATGAAACACAATAGTATTTATACCATATTATCATTAAGCGTATTTTTAATGATTGTAAGTTGTGCCAAAACTGAACAAAAACAAGCTATGGCAGCAGCACCAGTATTACCATTTCCTGTAACGCAATTAGAAGCACAAACTGTAACTGGTTATACAGATTATCCTGCAACCATAGAAGGAATTGTAAATAGTGATGTAAGAGCAAAAACATCGGGTTATATAGAAAAAGTATATGTAGACGAAGGTCAAAAAGTACGTAAAGGGCAATTACTTTTTAAATTAGAAACACAATCTTTAAGTCAAGAGGCAGACGCAGCTAAAGCTAGCGTAAATGTAGCGCAAGTAGAGGTAAATAAGTTAATCCCTTTAGTAGAGAAAAACATTATTAGTGCTGTGCAGTTAGAAACAGCCAAAGCAAATTTAGCACAGGCCAAAGCGAATTACAGCAGTGTTACTGCAAGTATAGGTTATGCAACAATCAAAAGTCCTATAGACGGTTATGTGGGGGCTATTAATTTTAGAGAAGGTACTTTAATAAGTTCTAATGATGTTACTCCTTTAACAACTGTAAGTAATATCAGTCAAGTATATGCTTTCTTTAGTTTTAATGAGGCGCAATACATCAATCATTTACAAAGATCTGAAGGACAAAACAAAGCAGAACGTATTAAAAACTCTCCAGACTTAAGCCTGATTTTAGCCAATGGTAAAGTGTATTCAGAAAAAGGACGCATTCAAACCAGCACAGGTCAAATCAACCAAAATACAGGTACTATTAAGATTAGAGCGGCTTTCGATAATCCAAACGAAATTTTAACGAATGGTAATAGTGGTACTGTTCGTATACCAATTGAGTATACAAATGCCATTGTAGTACCTCAAAGCGCAACTTTTGAGCAACAAGGTAATATTATGATTTTTAAACTAGTAGAAGGGAATAAAGTAGAAACTGCCATTTTACAGGTAAAAGGTACTGTAGATAACCTTTATGTAGTAGAATCAGGAATTACAACCAACGATAAAATTATCGTTTCCGGAGTTGGAAAATTAAGAAACGGAATGGTAATTGCGCCACAAGAAACTTCATTTAAAGAGGCCACAACACAAGTAGCTACCTTATTTAGAAACTAG